A genomic window from Brassica oleracea var. oleracea cultivar TO1000 chromosome C8, BOL, whole genome shotgun sequence includes:
- the LOC106309776 gene encoding protein bicaudal C homolog 1-B-like, whose amino-acid sequence MTELQPADNSNQQPNGGVTPSVPSTSAEALAIAGGGSKRLRRPSVRLGEIGGDYHHAPYDPQSRKPKWAPTAAGNKTKSSTRTRALTNIGTLEDENVDSFGVVGSWRVKKRVGSSTTGAAKRVSSNWEELEGGFRDFSRQDSESPVKEESLVRDGGGGGFYGREGVKIWLQELGLGRYWPMFEIHEVDDEVLPLLTLDDLKDMGITAVGSRRKMFSAIQKLGREFS is encoded by the coding sequence ATGACGGAACTGCAACCAGCTGACAACAGTAATCAGCAACCAAACGGCGGCGTCACTCCTTCGGTTCCTTCAACCTCAGCGGAAGCGCTGGCGATCGCCGGCGGCGGATCGAAACGACTGAGGAGACCAAGCGTTCGATTAGGCGAAATCGGCGGCGACTATCACCACGCGCCGTACGATCCTCAGTCGAGGAAACCGAAGTGGGCACCGACGGCGGCGGGTAACAAGACCAAATCGTCGACGAGGACTCGGGCCCTGACGAATATCGGAACCCTAGAGGATGAAAATGTGGATTCTTTTGGTGTGGTTGGGAGTTGGCGGGTCAAGAAACGGGTCGGGTCATCTACAACAGGTGCGGCGAAGCGGGTAAGCTCCAATTGGGAAGAATTGGAAGGTGGGTTTAGGGATTTCAGTAGACAAGATTCAGAGAGTCCGGTAAAGGAGGAGTCTTTAGTGAGAGACGGTGGTGGTGGTGGGTTTTACGGTAGAGAAGGGGTCAAGATTTGGTTGCAAGAGTTAGGGTTAGGGAGATACTGGCCTATGTTTGAGATACATGAGGTTGATGATGAGGTTTTGCCTTTGTTGACTTTGGATGATTTGAAAGATATGGGGATTACTGCTGTTGGGTCGAGGAGGAAGATGTTCTCTGCCATTCAGAAGCTTGGTAGGGAGTTCTCATGA
- the LOC106310855 gene encoding coiled-coil domain-containing protein SCD2, which produces MDRRRAGSPVYGRQWSDTSNSTESSSPTMSPAHRKQLGGVGGFSTAKRSQNVAAKAAAQRLAKVMALQNKDNGDEDEEDEDEDLSLRFAPTSLKPARHAPSSLSSTGSNNSNGDSKPPAVSFALRNRSPSPALGRNFVEQVPSVRSASAGRPSISTRSTTPTPNLMPPSRVSVKAPSAIPPLDPPTRNRDKRFFADLPSVNSKEKGDQREASALRDELDMLQEENEIVLEKLRRAEEKKAEAEARAKELEKQVASLGEGVSLEAKLLSRKEAALRQREATLNAAKQKNNGKDDVLVSLRSELESLKDEATTAAERLQEAESEAKSLRTMTQRMILTQDEMEEVVLKRCWLARYWGLAVQYDIFADIALSRHEHWSALAPLPFELVTSAAQKAKDLSWDKGGNDRNRAARDLSDLTGEGNIESMLSVEMGLRELASLKVEDAIVLAFAQQRKPSLIRQTVSDHKGHGESRFVDAYELGEAEQEDVAFKQAWLMYFWGRAKLLGVEEDIAEERVQLWISRSNGKSTTSHDSLDVERGLIELRKLGIEQQLWEASRREIDQLPSPTSSPSNHDLDADP; this is translated from the exons ATGGATCGGAGGAGGGCGGGTAGCCCAGTGTATGGTCGCCAGTGGAGCGATACATCGAACAGTACCGAATCGTCGTCGCCGACGATGTCTCCTGCTCACCGGAAACAACTGGGAGGCGTGGGAGGTTTCTCCACCGCCAAGCGGTCTCAAAACGTTGCTGCCAAAGCGGCGGCTCAGAGATTGGCTAAGGTGATGGCCTTGCAGAACAAAGACAACGGCGACGAAGATGAGGAAGACGAGGATGAAGATCTAAGCCTCAGATTCGCACCTACTTCTCTGAAACCCGCTCGTCACGCACCTTCTTCTCTATCCTCCACTGGAAGCAATAACAGCAACGGAGATAGTAAACCGCCGGCTGTTTCCTTCGCTCTCCGCAACAGATCGCCGTCGCCTGCG TTAGGTAGGAACTTCGTTGAGCAAGTGCCTTCGGTTCGTTCTGCTTCAGCCGGAAGGCCGTCGATATCGACTAGATCCACGACTCCGACTCCTAATCTAATGCCCCCAAGCAGGGTGTCGGTGAAAGCTCCGAGTGCTATTCCTCCACTTGATCCTCCAACTAGGAACAGAGATAAAAG GTTTTTTGCTGATCTACCATCAGTAAATTCAAAAGAAAAGGGTGATCAGCGGGAAGCTTCAGCTCTTCGTGATGAA CTGGATATGCTACAAGAGGAGAATGAGATTGTACTGGAGAAG CTTCGCCGTGCAGAGGAAAAAAAGGCGGAAGCAGAAGCTAGGGCTAAGGAGCTTGAGAAACAG GTTGCCTCTCTTGGTGAAGGAGTGTCTCTGGAGGCAAAACTGTTAAGCAG GAAGGAAGCAGCATTGCGTCAAAGAGAG GCTACTCTAAATGCTGCTAAACAGAAAAACAATGGGAAGGATGATGTACTTGTTTCTCTACGGTCAGAACTTGAG AGCTTGAAAGACGAGGCTACTACCGCTGCAGAACGGCTTCAAGAAGCAGAGTCTGAAGCGAAATCTCTTCGCACAATGACTCAACGGATGATTTTAACACAGGACGAAATG GAAGAAGTAGTCCTGAAGAGATGTTGGCTTGCCCGATATTGGGGTTTGGCTGTGCAATACG ACATTTTTGCGGATATAGCACTATCCAGGCATGAGCATTGGTCGGCGTTGGCTCCTCTTCCATTTGAGCTTGTCACCTCTGCAGCACAGAAGGCCAAGGATTTATCTTGGGATAAAG GTGGGAATGATCGGAATAGAGCTGCTAGAGATTTGAGTGATCTAACTGGAGAAGGAAATATTGAAAGTATGCTTTCAGTTGAGATGGGTTTGAGAGAGCTAGCATCATTAAAG GTTGAGGATGCTATCGTTCTTGCATTTGCCCAGCAGAGAAAACCAAGTTTGATACGTCAAACTGTTTCTG ATCACAAAGGTCATGGAGAATCCAGATTTGTAGATGCATATG AATTGGGTGAAGCGGAACAAGAAGATGTTGCCTTTAAGCAG GCATGGCTGATGTACTTCTGGGGCAGAGCCAAGTTACTGGGTGTGGAAGAAGACATCGCAGAAGAACGTGTCCAGCTATGGATCAGCCGTAGCAACGGGAAATCAACTACTTCTCACGATTCCTTGGATG TGGAAAGAGGATTGATAGAGCTAAGGAAACTGGGAATAGAACAACAGTTATGGGAAGCTTCTCGAAGAGAAATTGATCAGCTTCCATCTCCCACCTCTTCTCCATCGAATCACGATCTCGATGCTGATCCATAG
- the LOC106310854 gene encoding chaperone protein ClpC2, chloroplastic-like has protein sequence MARLLANSTSRSLLGSGRDFQSEDYRKPRRCVKMMMYTSQTSVLSIHSFSGLRASSNALDRVARPSHDFFGKVNLQISSSRKGKASRGVTKAMFERFTEKAIKVIMLSQEEARRLGHNFVGTEQILLGLIGEGTGIAAKVLKSMGINLKDSRVEVEKIIGRGSGFVAVEIPFTPRAKRVLELSLEEARQLGHNYIGSEHLLLGLLREGEGVAARVLENLGVDASNIRTQVIRMVGENNEVTASVGGGSSGNSKMPTLEEYGTNLTKLAEEGKLDPVVGRQPQIERVVQILARRTKNNPCLIGEPGVGKTAIAEGLAQRIASGDVPETIEGKTVITLDMGLLVAGTKYRGEFEERLKKLMEEIRQSDDIILFIDEVHTLIGAGAAEGAIDAANILKPALARGELQCIGATTLDEYRKHIEKDPALERRFQPVKVPEPTVDEAIQILHGLRERYEIHHKLRYTDEALVAAAQLSHQYISDRFLPDKAIDLIDEAGSRVRLRHAQVPEEARELERQLRQITKEKNEAVRGQDFEKAGSHRDREIELRAEIAAVLAKGKEVNKAETEAGEEGGPTVTESDIQHIVSTWTGIPVEKVSSEESSRLLKMEQTLHTRVIGQDEAVKAISRAIRRARVGLKNPNRPIASFIFSGPTGVGKSELAKALAAYYFGSEEAMIRLDMSEFMERHTVSKLIGSPPGYVGYTEGGQLTEAVRRRPYTLVLFDEIEKAHPDVFNMMLQILEDGRLTDSKGRTVDFKNTLLIMTSNVGSSVIEKGGRRIGFDLDYDEKDSSYNRIKSLVTEELKQYFRPEFLNRLDEMIVFRQLTKLEVKEIADIMLKEVVVRLKDKEIELQVTERFKERVVDEGFDPSYGARPLRRAIMRLLEDSMAEKMLSREIKDGDSVIVDVDAEGSVVVLNGKNGSGDGFVAEEALEDPIPVL, from the exons ATGGCTAGGCTCTTGGCTAATTCTACATCCCGTTCTTTACTTGGTTCCGGAAGAGACTTTCAGTCAGAAGACTACAGAAAACCAAGAAGATGCGTGAAGATGATGATGTACACTTCTCAAACATCCGTTTTGAGTATCCACAGCTTCTCCGGTTTAAGGGCTTCTTCCAATGCACTGGATCGTGTGGCAAGGCCTAGCCACGACTTTTTCGGTAAGGTTAACCTTCAAATCTCCTCCTCACGTAAAGGCAAAGCTAGCCGAGGTGTAACAAAAGCCATGTTTGAGCGGTTTACCGAGAAAGCAATCAAGGTCATCATGCTCTCTCAAGAGGAAGCTCGGAGGCTTGGCCATAACTTTGTTGGCACTGAGCAAATACTCTTGGGGCTGATTGGGGAAGGCACTGGAATCGCTGCAAAGGTTCTTAAATCCATGGGGATCAATCTTAAAGATTCTCGTGTGGAGGTGGAAAAGATCATTGGACGAGGCAGTGGTTTTGTGGCTGTGGAGATCCCATTTACTCCTCGTGCAAAGCGTGTCCTGGAGCTCTCACTTGAGGAAGCTCGACAGCTTG GGCATAACTACATTGGGTCAGAGCATCTTCTGCTTGGTCTTCTTCGTGAAGGGGAAGGTGTTGCAGCTCGTGTCCTGGAGAATTTGGGTGTAGATGCTAGCAACATCCGGACCCAG GTTATACGTATGGTGGGAGAAAACAATGAAGTGACGGCAAGCGTGGGTGGAGGATCTAGCGGAAACAGCAAAATGCCAACACTAGAAGAGTATGGGACCAACTTAACCAAACTAGCAGAAGAG GGTAAACTGGATCCAGTTGTTGGAAGGCAGCCACAGATTGAACGAGTGGTCCAGATCTTGGCTCGAAGAACCAAGAACAACCCTTGTCTTATTGGAGAACCTGGAGTTGGTAAGACTGCAATAGCTGAAGGGCTCGCACAGAGGATTGCCAGTGGAGATGTTCCTGAAACAATTGAGGGGAAGACG GTTATAACACTCGATATGGGTCTTCTTGTGGCTGGAACCAAGTACCGTGGAGAATTTGAGGAAAGATTGAAGAAGCTTATGGAGGAGATCAGACAAAGTGATGACATAATCCTGTTTATTGATGAAGTGCACACGCTGATCGGTGCAGGAGCCGCTGAAGGTGCCATTGATGCTGCTAACATCTTAAAGCCTGCTCTTGCAAGAGGTGAATTGCAG TGTATTGGTGCAACAACATTGGATGAGTACAGGAAGCACATTGAGAAAGATCCTGCACTGGAGAGACGGTTCCAGCCTGTCAAAGTACCTGAACCAACTGTAGACGAAGCTATACAGATCTTGCACGGTCTGCGTGAGCGTTATGAGATCCACCACAAGCTCCGCTACACTGATGAAGCTTTGGTTGCTGCTGCGCAGTTGTCACATCAGTACATCAG TGATCGATTTCTTCCTGACAAAGCCATTGACTTGATTGATGAAGCTGGATCTCGGGTTAGGCTGCGTCACGCTCAG GTCCCTGAGGAAGCTAGAGAGCTTGAAAGGCAACTCAGACAGATCACTAAGGAGAAGAATGAAGCTGTGCGAGGCCAAGACTTTGAGAAG GCTGGGTCTCACCGTGACCGAGAAATAGAGCTTAGAGCCGAGATAGCTGCTGTTTTAGCCAAAGGCAAAGAAGTGAACAAAGCCGAGACTGAAGCAGGGGAAGAAGGAGGACCTACTGTCACTGAATCCGACATCCAACACATTGTCTCCACCTGGACAGGAATCCCAGTAGAGAAAGTCTCGTCTGAAGAATCTAGCCGTCTTCTCAAGATGGAGCAGACACTTCACACAAGAGTCATTGGCCAAGACGAAGCCGTCAAAGCTATTAGCAGGGCCATCAGACGTGCACGTGTTGGACTGAAGAACCCGAACCGCCCCATAGCAAGTTTCATCTTCTCTGGTCCAACTGGTGTGGGAAAATCAGAGCTTGCAAAAGCCTTGGCTGCTTACTACTTCGGTTCAGAGGAAGCAATGATCCGTCTCGACATGAGTGAGTTCATGGAGCGACACACGGTTTCGAAACTCATTGGTTCGCCTCCTGGTTACGTAGGATACACGGAAGGAGGCCAGCTAACTGAAGCTGTTAGACGCAGGCCCTACACGCTTGTCCTCTTCGACGAAATCGAGAAAGCCCATCCCGATGTTTTCAACATGATGCTTCAGATCCTAGAAGACGGGAGACTAACTGACAGCAAAGGAAGAACCGTTGATTTCAAGAACACGCTTCTGATCATGACATCGAACGTAGGAAGCAGCGTGATTGAAAAAGGTGGCAGAAGAATCGGGTTTGATCTCGACTACGACGAGAAAGACAGCAGCTACAACAGAATCAAGAGCCTTGTGACTGAGGAACTGAAACAGTATTTCAGACCAGAGTTCTTGAACAGGTTGGATGAGATGATTGTTTTCAGACAATTGACGAAGCTGGAAGTGAAGGAGATTGCTGATATAATGCTTAAAGAAGTGGTGGTGAGGCTTAAGGACAAGGAGATTGAGCTTCAAGTGACTGAGAGGTTTAAGGAGAGAGTGGTGGATGAAGGGTTCGACCCGAGCTACGGTGCGAGGCCGCTTAGAAGAGCGATTATGAGGCTTTTGGAAGACAGCATGGCGGAGAAGATGCTTTCAAGGGAGATTAAGGATGGAGACTCTGTGATTGTTGATGTTGATGCTGAAGGAAGTGTGGTTGTGTTGAATGGTAAGAACGGAAGTGGTGACGGTTTTGTTGCTGAAGAAGCCCTGGAGGATCCAATTCCTGTATTGTAG
- the LOC106310856 gene encoding F-box/LRR-repeat protein At3g48880-like: protein MEEEYESRRLRKWEELDADILVKIFHKFTVFELARVCSVWRTVCCDPILWKTLDLSHMRSSFIKIPLGPYVYVERRSDESLTRILKLSMNLSGGNTRTLVFHFNLFLSDDQLTYTAERCPGLRRLVLPAWNRIKKTGICKAIRIWKDLESLTMPSIANPPYLFTEIANNCSNFKELKIMGPFEIFFADTLITCLPNLKTLSLRCSAIKREALIKILDGLKDLEVLNISHSYLVELSGWQPQKKVIVRELDERILEKASRLKRFLTCMEHDTCVMCQRTENDEGIVRWYKYDEDDWKVDEVSSLHL, encoded by the exons ATGGAAGAAGAGTATGAGAGTCGTCGGTTAAGGAAATGGGAAGAGTTGGACGCAGACATCTTAGTGAAGATTTTCCACAAGTTCACCGTCTTTGAGCTGGCTCGTGTTTGTAGTGTATGGAGAACGGTTTGTTGCGATCCCATCCTCTGGAAGACTCTTGATTTGTCACACATGAGATCTAGCTTCATCAAGATCCCACTGGGGCCTTATGTCTACGTCGAACGTCGCTCTGATGAGTCCCTCACTCGCATCCTCAAACTCTCCATGAATCTTAGCGGAGGAAACACGAGGACATTGGTTTTCCATTTCAACTTGTTCTTGAGTGATGATCAGCTTACTTACACCGCTGAACG GTGTCCAGGGTTGAGACGACTCGTCTTACCAGCTTGGAACAGAATAAAGAAGACTGGGATCTGCAAAGCCATACGGATCTGGAAAGATCTCGAGTCACTAACAATGCCTAGCATCGCTAACCCGCCTTACCTCTTCACAGAGATCGCCAACAACTGCAGCAACTTCAAGGAGTTAAAGATCATGGGTCCGTTCGAGATCTTCTTTGCGGACACCCTCATCACTTGCCTCCCTAACCTCAAAACGCTCAGCCTCAGATGCTCCGCGATAAAAAGGGAGGCACTGATCAAAATTCTTGACGGGTTAAAGGATCTTGAGGTGCTCAACATATCGCACTCTTACCTTGTGGAGTTGAGTGGGTGGCAGCCGCAGAAGAAAGTGATTGTGAGAGAGCTGGATGAGAGGATACTGGAGAAAGCTTCGAGGCTGAAGAGGTTCTTGACTTGTATGGAGCATGACACTTGTGTCATGTGTCAGAGGACTGAGAATGATGAAGGGATTGTGAGATGGTATAAGTATGATGAAGATGACTGGAAGGTTGATGAAGTCAGCTCTCTTCATCTTTGA
- the LOC106310857 gene encoding membrane steroid-binding protein 2, with translation MVVEVWETVKETITAYTGLSPAAFFTVLALAFAVYQVVSGFFVSPEEHRPRSTEDYPEPEPLPPPVQLGEITEEELKQYDGSDSKKPLLMAIKGQIYDVSQSRMFYGPGGPYALFAGKDASRALAKMSFEETDLTGDISGLGPFELDALQDWEYKFMSKYVKVGTIQKNDGQGKESAEPSTNTVEEASPEVAHGETSRSIEEKTEETTEKKDVANGDAAKED, from the exons ATGGTGGTTGAAGTATGGGAGACGGTGAAGGAAACCATCACAGCTTACACCGGACTATCTCCGGCTGCCTTTTTCACCGTCTTAGCTCTCGCTTTCGCAGTCTATCAAGTTGTCTCCGGGTTCTTCGTCTCTCCCGAGGAACACCGTCCTCGCTCCACGGAGGATTACCCTGAGCCGGAGCCCCTTCCGCCTCCGGTTCAGCTCGGAGAAATCACGGAGGAGGAGCTTAAGCAGTACGACGGCTCAGATTCAAAAAAGCCCCTTCTCATGGCCATCAAAGGCCAGATCTACGATGTTTCCCAGAGCAG GATGTTCTATGGACCAGGTGGACCATACGCTCTGTTTGCAGGGAAAGACGCAAGCCGAGCTCTTGCTAAGATGTCCTTTGAGGAAACTGATTTGACCGGAGACATCTCTGGTCTTGGTCCGTTTGAGCTTGATGCGTTGCAAGACTGGGAGTACAAGTTCATGAGCAAGTATGTCAAAGTCGGGACCATTCAGAAGAATGATGGACAAGGCAAAGAAAGTGCTGAACCTTCTACCAACACTGTAGAAGAAGCTTCCCCCGAGGTTGCCCACGGTGAAACTTCTAGAAGCATAGAAGAGAAAACCGAAGAAACCACGGAGAAGAAGGATGTTGCAAATGGTGATGCGGCAAAGGAGGACTAA